Proteins encoded in a region of the Schaalia hyovaginalis genome:
- a CDS encoding SDR family NAD(P)-dependent oxidoreductase, which produces MSYGTGIGTRTAVVTGASSLKGIGFHAALRFAQEGWAVAMLDINAAGVERATAQVRERVPGARVASFVADVGDPESVGAVAKAITGSDLPPVGALANIAGVPSPARFLDLTLAEWNRVITINLTGCFLLSQALVPMMIEGGYGRVVNMSSVTAQHGGGVFSKTSYAAAKAGVIGLTRGMARELAQYGITVNAVAPGVVNTDIRSGNSEENELALAEAVPLGRQAEPWEIAALVCWLSSEDSAYITGITHSINGGTYIC; this is translated from the coding sequence ATGAGCTACGGCACAGGCATCGGAACAAGGACCGCCGTCGTCACGGGGGCGTCGTCTTTGAAGGGAATCGGCTTTCACGCCGCCCTTCGCTTCGCGCAGGAAGGATGGGCGGTGGCGATGCTCGACATCAACGCCGCCGGAGTCGAAAGAGCAACCGCGCAGGTGCGCGAACGCGTCCCAGGCGCCCGGGTCGCCTCATTCGTCGCCGATGTCGGCGACCCGGAGTCGGTCGGAGCCGTCGCAAAAGCGATCACCGGCTCCGATCTGCCCCCCGTCGGCGCACTCGCGAACATCGCGGGCGTCCCTTCTCCCGCGCGCTTCCTCGATCTGACGCTCGCCGAATGGAATCGCGTCATCACCATCAACCTCACGGGCTGCTTCCTCCTCTCGCAGGCCCTCGTGCCGATGATGATCGAAGGAGGATACGGGCGCGTCGTCAACATGTCCTCGGTGACGGCCCAGCACGGAGGCGGCGTCTTCTCGAAGACCTCCTACGCGGCGGCGAAGGCGGGCGTCATCGGCCTCACGCGGGGAATGGCCCGTGAACTCGCCCAGTACGGCATCACCGTCAATGCGGTGGCCCCGGGCGTCGTGAACACCGATATCCGTTCCGGGAACTCCGAGGAGAACGAGTTGGCCCTCGCCGAGGCGGTGCCGCTCGGCCGTCAAGCGGAGCCCTGGGAGATCGCGGCGCTGGTGTGCTGGCTGAGTTCGGAGGACTCCGCATACATCACCGGCATCACCCACTCCATCAACGGCGGAACCTACATCTGCTGA
- a CDS encoding TRAP transporter substrate-binding protein, whose translation MPRSRQIARRAITAAAVTALLAGCAGGTGPRNTDSIRIILGHGAAPGNPRSNAALLFEKLVEEKSNDAIDIQILGQETVGSDSEMMISVASGTLDMTINSQGPFATYVPEAALIGLPFLFENSQHAYAVIDSKKISGYLAEKAEERGFHLLGFWDNGMRDLTNSKHPIETPKDVAGLKIRTPDDTMTISIFNELGANPTPMAFGELYLALRTGAVDGQENPVVNIKSSKLDEVQPNLAVTGHKYEANPFVISTARWSRLTPEQRSILQEAADGARASQREEMSVQTKRIYEEFELKLAVTHPDKEAFRTLSAPVYDSWSAKFPEFFATITSTADELRPEYTQGDEAK comes from the coding sequence ATGCCTCGCTCTCGCCAGATCGCACGACGTGCGATTACGGCCGCGGCTGTGACCGCACTCCTCGCCGGTTGCGCCGGCGGTACAGGCCCCCGCAACACCGATTCGATCCGCATCATCCTGGGGCACGGCGCGGCTCCCGGGAATCCGCGCTCCAATGCGGCGCTCCTCTTCGAAAAGCTCGTCGAGGAGAAGTCGAATGACGCGATCGACATCCAGATCCTCGGTCAGGAGACCGTGGGATCGGACTCCGAGATGATGATCTCGGTCGCATCGGGCACCCTCGACATGACGATCAACTCGCAGGGCCCCTTCGCGACCTACGTCCCCGAGGCCGCGCTCATCGGCCTGCCCTTCCTCTTCGAGAACTCCCAGCACGCCTACGCGGTCATCGACTCGAAGAAGATCAGCGGATATCTCGCCGAGAAGGCTGAAGAACGGGGCTTCCACCTCCTCGGATTCTGGGATAACGGCATGCGTGATCTCACGAATTCCAAGCACCCGATCGAAACCCCTAAAGACGTCGCCGGCCTCAAGATCCGCACCCCCGACGACACGATGACGATCTCGATCTTCAACGAACTCGGCGCGAACCCCACACCGATGGCATTCGGGGAACTCTACCTCGCGCTCAGGACCGGTGCCGTTGACGGCCAGGAGAATCCCGTCGTCAACATCAAGAGCTCGAAACTCGACGAGGTCCAGCCGAATCTCGCGGTCACCGGTCACAAGTACGAGGCGAATCCCTTCGTCATCTCGACGGCGCGCTGGTCGAGGCTCACGCCCGAGCAGCGGTCCATTCTCCAGGAAGCGGCGGACGGGGCCCGCGCATCCCAGCGCGAGGAGATGAGCGTTCAGACGAAGCGGATCTACGAGGAGTTCGAGCTAAAGCTCGCCGTCACCCACCCGGACAAGGAGGCCTTCCGCACCCTCAGCGCTCCGGTCTACGACTCCTGGTCCGCGAAGTTCCCGGAGTTCTTCGCAACGATCACCTCCACGGCGGACGAGCTCCGTCCCGAGTACACACAAGGGGATGAGGCCAAGTGA
- a CDS encoding TRAP transporter small permease gives MTKPPHAADGTTAVGTVITEDDIAALDTQSVLDEPLEATDPINQKFLRAASWAAGAITIIMLVLVTLSVVMRYVFNSSIDLAAEGPSYLLPWLICAGAIVAQAQMAHVGVNFFLEKLHGRAFEIASIAIWIFVAILMAYLTYLGAYMAGPMSAQITPIMGWPQIGSFAAFIVMTACLSIQAAVRAWFFYRKGAVRSIDIGSPVEAEDAVKEVHGV, from the coding sequence GTGACGAAGCCACCTCACGCAGCAGACGGAACGACGGCCGTCGGCACCGTCATCACCGAGGACGACATCGCCGCCCTCGATACTCAATCCGTCCTCGACGAACCGCTCGAAGCGACCGATCCGATCAACCAGAAGTTCCTCAGGGCAGCCTCATGGGCCGCCGGCGCGATCACGATCATCATGCTCGTCCTCGTGACGCTCTCGGTGGTCATGAGATACGTCTTCAACTCGTCGATCGACCTCGCCGCCGAAGGGCCGAGCTACCTCCTGCCCTGGCTGATCTGCGCCGGTGCGATCGTCGCCCAGGCGCAGATGGCGCACGTCGGAGTGAACTTCTTCCTCGAGAAGCTCCACGGCAGGGCCTTCGAGATCGCCTCCATCGCGATCTGGATCTTCGTCGCGATCCTGATGGCCTACCTCACCTACCTGGGCGCATACATGGCCGGCCCCATGTCCGCCCAGATCACCCCGATCATGGGATGGCCGCAGATCGGCAGCTTCGCCGCTTTCATCGTCATGACAGCCTGCCTGAGCATTCAGGCCGCGGTCAGGGCGTGGTTCTTCTACCGCAAGGGTGCGGTCCGCAGCATTGACATCGGTTCCCCGGTCGAGGCCGAGGACGCCGTGAAGGAGGTCCACGGTGTTTGA
- a CDS encoding TRAP transporter large permease subunit: MFEVAVAIIVFIALLLLGVPVAFSVIAGTVVGLFAIGSLPMEALALQSFGGATDYSMLAIPFFILTADLLFSGRLGAQVIGLATRVVGRFRGGVGMTSVLTNAVFAGVSGSAVADATGLGKVMIPWTKKLGYPARYAAAVNASSSVLGVIIPPSIPMILFSAASGASVAAVFNAGLIPGIVMAAALMFGCWFLAFKNNYPRVRAKLTMKKLLIDLLIATPAIFIPVILIRVFLFTGTATVTEVSILAAVYALLIRTTMYRDLTWKSFMRSVTESAASTAVVMVLIMFSAALSWLLTIQEAPQKLASALLSQTDSTALIILFIVIILIITGMFLDMAPAILLLTPVLLPLASAIGMGTVQLGILMVCTLAMGLYTPPVGTTLYISAGIGRVGINKVTRELLLFYVLIIAFVLIIAYAPGLMLIPTS; this comes from the coding sequence GTGTTTGAAGTCGCCGTCGCAATCATCGTCTTCATCGCTCTCCTCCTCCTCGGAGTCCCGGTCGCCTTCTCGGTGATCGCCGGAACCGTCGTCGGCCTCTTCGCGATCGGATCCCTTCCGATGGAGGCGCTCGCCCTTCAATCCTTCGGCGGAGCGACCGACTACTCGATGCTCGCCATCCCCTTCTTCATCCTCACCGCCGACCTCCTCTTCTCGGGCAGGCTCGGCGCGCAGGTCATCGGCCTGGCCACCCGCGTGGTGGGACGTTTCCGAGGCGGAGTCGGCATGACCTCCGTCCTCACCAACGCCGTCTTCGCCGGCGTCTCGGGCTCGGCCGTCGCTGACGCGACCGGCCTGGGCAAAGTCATGATCCCCTGGACGAAGAAGCTCGGCTACCCGGCGCGGTACGCCGCGGCCGTCAACGCCTCCTCATCGGTCCTCGGCGTCATCATCCCGCCCTCAATCCCGATGATCCTCTTCTCAGCGGCCTCGGGAGCCTCGGTTGCAGCGGTGTTCAACGCGGGCCTCATCCCCGGCATCGTCATGGCCGCGGCCCTCATGTTCGGGTGCTGGTTCCTCGCATTCAAGAACAACTATCCGCGAGTGCGGGCGAAGCTCACCATGAAGAAGCTCCTCATCGACCTGCTCATCGCGACGCCGGCGATCTTCATCCCCGTGATCCTCATCCGTGTCTTCCTCTTCACAGGCACCGCGACTGTCACGGAGGTCTCGATCCTCGCAGCCGTCTACGCGCTGCTCATCCGCACGACGATGTACAGAGACCTCACCTGGAAGTCCTTCATGCGCTCCGTGACGGAGTCGGCGGCATCGACGGCGGTGGTCATGGTGCTCATCATGTTCTCCGCCGCGCTGTCCTGGCTGCTCACGATCCAGGAAGCCCCCCAGAAGCTCGCCTCCGCACTGCTCTCGCAGACGGATTCGACTGCGCTCATCATCCTCTTCATCGTGATCATCCTGATCATCACGGGAATGTTCCTCGACATGGCGCCGGCGATCCTGCTGCTCACGCCCGTTCTCCTGCCTCTCGCCTCGGCGATCGGCATGGGAACGGTCCAGCTGGGAATCCTCATGGTCTGCACGCTCGCCATGGGCCTGTACACCCCGCCCGTCGGCACGACCCTGTACATCTCCGCAGGCATCGGCCGCGTCGGCATCAACAAGGTGACCCGCGAACTCCTGCTCTTCTACGTGCTCATCATCGCGTTCGTGCTCATCATCGCCTACGCCCCGGGCCTCATGCTCATCCCGACGAGCTGA